A section of the Ovis canadensis isolate MfBH-ARS-UI-01 breed Bighorn chromosome 1, ARS-UI_OviCan_v2, whole genome shotgun sequence genome encodes:
- the OR6Y1 gene encoding olfactory receptor 6Y1, with protein sequence MITKVLEVDNHTVTTHFVLLGFPTQPAFQLLLFFVFLAIYLLTLVENFLIVFVIHSDGQLHKPMYFFLSNLSFLEMWYVTVISPKMQIDFLSHDKTISFNGCMTQLYFFVTFVCTEYILLAAMAFDRYVAICNPLQYPLIMTNQLCGTLAAGCWFCGLMTAMIKIVFIARLHYCGTPHINHYFCDISPLLNISCEDSSQAELVDFFLALMVIAVPLCVVVASYATILTTVLRIPSSQGRHKAFSTCASHLAVVILFYSTTLFTYARPKRMYAYNSNKMVSVLYTVIVPLLNPVIYCLRNHEVKAALRKTMLCKGSEPREDGAVIN encoded by the coding sequence ATGATTACCAAGGTTCTGGAAGTAGATAACCATACAGTGACAACACATTTTGTTCTCCTGGGATTTCCAACACAGCCAGCCTTCCAGCTACTCCTCTTCTTTGTTTTCCTGGCAATTTACCTTCTGACACTTGTAGAGAACTTTCTGATCGTCTTTGTCATTCATAGTGATGGACAGTTGCACAAGcccatgtacttctttctcagcaacctttctttcctggagatgtggtatgtcacagtcatcagcccCAAGATGCAGATAGACTTCCTCAGTCATGACAAGACAATTTCCTTCAATGGTTGCATGACTCAGCTTTACTTCTTTGTGACCTTTGTCTGCACTGAGTACATCCTCCTTGCTGCAATGGCCTTTGACCGCTATGTAGCCATttgtaacccactacagtacCCACTCATCATGACCAACCAGCTTTGTGGTACACTGGCTGCAGGATGCTGGTTCTGTGGACTCATGACTGCCATGATTAAGATAGTTTTCATAGCCCGACTTCACTACTGTGGCACACCTCATATCAATCACTACTTTTGTGATATTTCCCCACTCCTCAATATTTCCTGTGAGGACTCCTCACAAGCTGAATTAGTGGATTTCTTCTTGGCCCTCATGGTCATTGCTGTTCCCCTTTGTGTAGTGGTGGCATCTTATGCCACCATTCTCACCACTGTCCTCAGGATCCCTTCTTCTCAGGGACGCCACAAGGCATTTTCCACCTGTGCCTCTCACCTAGCAGTTGTAATTCTCTTCTATTCCACCACCCTTTTCACTTATGCCCGCCCTAAGCGTATGTATGCCTATAATTCCAACAAAATGGTGTCTGTGCTCTACACAGTCATTGTCCCACTCCTCAACCCTGTCATTTACTGTCTGAGAAACCATGAAGTTAAGGCAGCCCTCAGGAAGACCATGCTTTGCAAAGGCAGTGAACCCAGGGAAGATGGGGCTGTGATTAATTAA